The DNA window ATGGAATATCTCTCAAAAGTTGTTGATGAGACTCTTCGCTATGTATCATTCTCCCTTGTTGTTTTCAGAGAGGCACAAATGGATGTCAACCTCAATGgtatatctctctctctctctctgtctctctttGTAAATTACTAGATGATTTGGATTAGAACAATGTGGTTATTTGCAAGAGACATCAAAGTTTTGGTTTAGCATCATTGGGCATCTTAGAGATGAACGGTAAAAGTATCTTGAATTAGCATCGGGTAATTATTAGGGGTATGCTTGTGAAaccccacattgattggagaggggaacaagtgCAAGCAAGGACGCAAGGCCTCGAGgggagggggtggattgtgagatcccacatcggttggggaggaaagcaaaacattctttataagggtgtggaaacctccccctggcaaacgcgttttaaaaaccttgagggaaagcccgaaagggaaaacccaaagaggacaatatctgctagcggtgagtttgggctattacaggaaacctctccctaatagatgtgttttatagcttcgaaagggaaagcctaaagaggacaatatctgctagctagcggtgggcttgagctattacaatgCTCATTTTCAAATCCGTAGCGGGATTACAATGGTCTCTTTCTATGTCCTGATTGTATGTATGGTCTGTGTGTGGTGGCTGCAGGTTATCTAATTCCCAAGGGTTGGAAAGTGCTGGCTTGGTTCAGAAGCATTCATTACGACAGTGAAGTTTACCCAGACCCAAAGAAATTTGATCCCTCAAGATGGGATGTAAGTTAAACAAAAACCACAGTTTCTTTAAACCTTTTTATAAGAATCAAAGGAAACCAACCCATCTCTAATTCGTTAAATCCACTGTGTGTTTGGCATACAGGGATTTGTTCCAAAAGCAGGAGAGTTTCTTCCATTTGGAGCAGGAAGCAGGCTATGCCCAGGAAACGATCTAGCCAAGTTGGAGATCTGCATTTTCGTTCATTATTTTCTCCTCAACTACAAGTAAGTAGTAGTATTACACtgcttgttcttcttgttcttcgtgttcttcgtgttcttgttcgtgttcttcttgttcttgttcttgttcttcttgttcttgttctgttgTTTGAAGCTAATGAGTTTTTACATTGATTTGGGTTGAAAATTACAGTCTTGAATGGCTGACCCCTGACTGTGAAATCCTGTATCTGCCCCATTCGAGGCCCAAGGACAATTGCATGGCTAAAATCACTAAGAAGTCCAGCGTGGCTGCGTGATGGGTGTTCTCTACTGCTCATCCCCACACAGGAAGAAGTTTAGTTTTTATGTACTATATAATGGTGTTCTTACTATTTAAGCCCACACAGCAAGAACAACatgtatgatatgacatgTCTTGCCTTCTCCTTGTGTCGTCTGTACTCAGTTCTGTACTGGAATTCtggttcaaataaattagaaggttctcttccttctcatcATCGCCCTTTCATGTTCTATACTTTCGAAACGAATAAAACGATAGTCGGTGTCTTATCTATTGAGGTAAGCTCAAATAAGACCTTCCGTTTTGCAGAAAGCCCACATCTAAGTTTCATAGCTTTTGGTGTCTTATCTATTGAGCTAAGCTCGAATAATACCATTTCGTTTTGACAAAAGGCCCACACCTAAGCTCCATAGCTAGCTTTGGGTCCGCTGTCTCAATCATGATTTTCTTACTCCCCATTCCTTTTTTAGCCCGTTATGAGTAAAGAGGAATTCGAAATACCATGGTTTGTAGCCAAGTGGTCTATTTGTTTGAGAGGAATTCGAAACACCATGGTTTGTAGTCAAGTGGTCTATTCGAAACACCATGGTTTGTAGTCAAGTGGTCTATTCCTCTGAGCTACAAGTAGTGAGTCCTCCTGAAATATTTaactctttttaaaattcacaaatttattaggttgaatttgaaactaaaaaattatattatcccaaacaaataattttatatttactaGTTCagttaattttcttttttaaatatatacaaaaagtatatatatatatctatatatatattaagctcaaaattaaaaaatttgtgatttATTCGTTAAGCTCAGCAAGTCTTTCGGATCTAATTCAATTTACAATACTTTCCCCTTTTTCAAAAGTCAACTCCCCAACCTTCGTCTCTATTTTGCTTCTTTgctttattttcactttttttattgatttaaattatatatataaacatttatAAAGTCAAACTCATATActacaattataaaattaaaatatggaaagtaaatatggatatatatatatatgccaTTAATTTTGAGGCTAAAACGGTAATttcatcataatttttttgattaaCTTCCAATCTAAAAGAACGAGTTATACTACTCTCAACTCTTAATCTCGACAACGAATGTGAAGTATAGATTTGAACTTCTAATacgaaagaaaataatggatgTTAACTACCACCGAGCTATACTGCTCTCGACTCCTAACCTTGAAACTTCTTTTAGTACAACAattgttgaattttcaatatgaacggaaataataaatgttaattaaCGTCGAGCTATGCTGGAATATCCGTTcggacatttttttaaataaaattgttgggCTGGTTTGAAAGCAATAAAAAATGTGTGCATGCCGTACATGTGATGCACCCAACTCATGCAATTAGGGCTGAGTTGGTTCAACAACAAATTAAAGAgaataatgataaaattaccaaataaaaatggtcaaatttcaattttggtaTATTTTGGTGGAAATATTGCATTTTTGGTATGTCCATCACAAATCTCCtctttttttatcattaaaaatttaaaaaaaaaatattaacaaaaatggtCATATTCAAATTCgcatataattttaaaataaattaaactattttgtgggaataataataataatttttacttcATAAAGGGGTTGAATTTGTATGGCTCGAGATTGAAAAGTCGACCTTATATTCTCTCCGTATTTGTGAcgtaatcttttttaaaaaaattaattataattatgattcaggtcatatatatgtatatatttatttatttatttatggcgAGTAACAATATTACCCTTgacttttataaatatttaataaaaatattgagaccCGAACACtcgatattttaaaaattttaatcgaTGTCTACAAggtcaaaaataaatatacaaaaattttagggaaaattagagaaaaaccaaaaaatggAGGGGGAATATTGCAAATacgaagaaataaaatttaatttatttaaaatacatagACGTTTCGTATTGCTTCccatttataacataacagCTAGCAAAACCCACCGATTTTCgtttgacttttatttattttaatatatattttttaggaaaatattaaaataaaaattgtcaAAAGGTTAAGAGATTCCCTATAAGACCATCTTCTCGTCTTCTCGCCAATGGAGCGTTTTGCAGATACAAACCTTCGATCATCAATGGATTCCGATTTTCCTCCTCTTTTCCGATGCCCCATTTCCATGGAGCTCATGGAAGATCCCGTTACGATCTCCACCGGCGTCACCTACGAGAGAAAGAGCATCGAAAAATGGCTCTTCACTTACAACAAAAGAACGTGTCCGGCGACGATGCAGACCGTCGCCGTCGGCGAGAATGACTTCGTCATGACTCCTAATCTCACGCTCAAACGCGTCATACTCGCTTGGAAAATCAACGAGTCTTCCTCGTCGCCGGCGACGGCGATCGATCAAGTCCAATCGCTTCTTGCCACTGTTGAGTCTTCTCCGTTTAAGGTGAGTTCGTTGAGGAAATTGCGATCGATGATCGAAATGAGAGATGAGGTGAAATCGGAATTTATTCGATTGAATGGGATAGGGATTGTTGTAAATGTTGTGGTTCAAATTCTCATTGATTGTTCTGATTTCTCGACGTTGGAGGCCTGTGAGGAGGCTTTGGGAGTTCTGTCTCAGTTTCCAATTTCAAATGAAGACAAACTGTTCGACGAAATGTCTAAGAGAGAAGAATTGATGAAATCCGTAGCTATTGTTTTACAAAGGGGGAGTGCAGAAGGGCGTTTTTACGCCGTGAAAATCCTCAGAAATATTGCCAAAAACACCAATTACAATTGGGGATTTGTTATGGAAGAACAGGGGATTGATCTCTTCAAGCCATTGTTGGAGCTTGTATCAGACGAATTTCCCACGAAGTCAAGCTCGTGTGCATTGGATGTAATGATAGAAATTCTAGCATCATCGAAGAGGAGCCGAGTAAAGGCGATCGAGGCCGGTGCCGTGTGGATCCTGATCGAGCTCTTACCGGAATCAAGCCGATCGAAATGCGAGAGAATGCTGCAGATTCTGCAGAGTTTATGTGAATGTGCAGAGGGGAGATTGGCTTTGGTGGAACATGGGATGGGAATAGCGGCTGTGACTAAGAAGATCTTGAACGTTTCAAATGTAGCAACAAAAATTGGGGTCAAGATTTTGCTTTGGATTAGTAGTTTTCACCCCAAGGAGAGGGTTGTGGAGGAGATGATGGCTTGTGGGGCAGTGAAGAAGCTGCTGATGATACTTCACATGGCCGGCGGAGGTGTCGGTGGCGGTGGCCGGAGTTCAACAAAGGAGAAGGTGATCAAGATTTTGAAGATGCATGGGAGTTCATGGAGGCGTAGCCCTTGTTTTCCTTGTGAGTTGAAGTATTATTTGAAGCTTGTGAATGATGATTGATATTCATATTGTTCTTCCTAAACAATCAACATACCatagggaaaagaaaataaagtattttgtgtcactttttttttttttttNNNNNNNNNNNNNNNNNNNNNNNNNNNNNNNNNNNNNNNNNNNNNNNNNNNNNNNNNNNNNNNNNNNNNNNNNNNNNNNNNNNNNNNNNNNNNNNNNNNNNNNNNNNNNNNNNNNNNNNNNNNNNNNNNNNNNNNNNNNNNNNNNNNNNNNNNNNNNNNNNNNNNNNNNNNNNNNNNNNNNNNNNNNNNNNNNNNNNNNNNNNNNNNNNNNNNNNNNNNNNNNNNNNNNNNNNNNNNNNNNNNNNNNNNNNNNNNNNNNNNNNNNNNNNNNNNNNNNNNNNNNNNNNNNNNNNNNNNNNNNNNNNNNNNNNNNNNNNNNNNtactttttttttttttttttctcaatgttTAATTGGGTTTTGGAGATATATACTAATTCAATAGGATAGTGAGTTTTTATGAATGCCTCCAATTTTTGTACTGGTAACGAACAATAtccacagctagcagatattgtcctctttggactttctctttcgtgCTTCCCCTCCTTTGAGCGCTTCCCCTcaaactttaaaatgcgtctgctagggaaaggtttccacaccgttataagtggtggtttgttctccaccaatgtgggacatcacatctCNggactttctctttcgtgCTTCCCCTCCTTTGAGCGCTTCCCCTcaaactttaaaatgcgtctgctagggaaaggtttccacaccgttataagtggtggtttgttctccaccaatgtgggacatcacatctctttctcttttaggctttccctctttgagctttccctttcgagctttccctaaGCTTTAAAACGGAAGgattccatacccttataaatggtggtttgtatTTCACACCCTTCTTATGGTTTGTTCtcgattaaaatatatattatcgaGGCCAATAATTCTAATCCATTCACCTTTAttaaactaaagaaaaaaaaaacttgaaaagaaatttgattcaaaCCGATACATCATTATGCATTGAACTAATAATTACAATTTCCAATAATTTAccaaagtaaataaattttacattatacgtcattttaaaaaatttatctaattgatctaaaaagttattaagaagataacaaaaatttatagatttattaaatacaaaattaaattatctaaaaaaaataaaaaattattttaaggcatattaatattttttaaattttgaaaatgggtCAGTGTCCACAATGTAATTATTTTGACCAACggatcttttatttttgaggaaattgaagtaataatatttaaataaaatttgaaagcaGCGGAGATTtggtggatttttttttttttaaaaaaataataataacaataaaattcattttccCATGATGTTTAATTGTAGCCTTATTGAAGACTTTTGGATAAACAGGAGGAATGCACTTTCATTATTCTCCACTTTTTACCGTTTGGGTCCATCTTTTTATGCCATTCTACTCATTTTACCTCCAAAAATAGTCAAACCCCACTTCAtcaccttttttatttatttatttatttatttttcattttcttttgtgtgCATAATTCAAATGCTTATGTTGGAAGCAAGAACACATTAATTACCCTCCAACCCAATCCATTTAACCCAAGTCACCTACCTCATTGGAGTTAATTTAGGGTaaagtagaaaaaaagaaaaacaaattgcTCTTCAAACTTTGccctttaattaaaaaatactcaaaatttattattattggtatATACATTTGATCCTTTATAAACGTTTAAATCTTACCTTCAATGTAGCGGTGGCTATGGAGGTTGAAATAGTGTCTATTCCAGATCATTACCACATAGGTTTgttcttaaataattatgaatttgttggatgatggaagtctcacatcgactaatttaggaaatgatcatagaggtttataagtgaggaatactaactctattggtatgaggccttttggggaaacccacagcaaagccatgagagattatgctcaaagtggacaatatcataccattgtggagagtcgtgttcgtctaacatggtatcagagccatgccctaaacttagttgtgccaatagattggtaaatcctcaaatatcgaacaaagaactcctaaagaaaaggagtcaagcccctcctcgaaggcagtcaaaatgactaagactccaaaggagttgagcctcgattaaggggaggcgcactttgttcgaggagaggtgttggatgatggaagtcccacatagactaatttagggaatgatcatgggtttataagtgaggaatactaactccattggtatgagaccttttggggaagcccaaagcaaagccatgagagattatgcttaaagtggacaatatcataccattgtggagagtcgtgttcgtctaacagaaTTAACCTCTTCCTTTGACAATAAGTCGCTTCAGTTATTCTTTGAAACTACCTTTTCCTTTGGCCTTACTTAACAGAGAGGTTGGCTGTTAGTTGCAGATGGAAGAGGGAGAGActcttgatttgatttttgggGCCAAAAAGGGGATGAAGAAAAGTCTTTCTGACGATGTTTGGCTGCAAATTTCTCACCAAACTGTGAGTTCTGGTTGTTTGACTCCCAATTCTACCCTTGATGATGGAAGTTAGTTATGAGATatcatcgattggagaggggaacgaaacatttcttataaaagtgtgaaaacctctctcgagtagatgcgttttgaaagtcttgaggggaagcctgaaaaggaacgcccaaagaggacaaatcTACTAGCGTGGGTTTGGACtggtacaaatggtattagagctagacaccgggcggtgtgccaacgaagacacTGGgcccaaagaggggtggacactaggtggtgtgccagGGGAGACattgggcctcaaaggggagtagattgttagatctcacatcgattggagagaagaatgagtgccagcgagaacgctgagcctcaaaggaggaggatggattgtgaaatcccatatcggttggagagaggtatgaaacattctttacaagagtgtaaaaacctctctccaacagacgcgttttaaaaaccttgaaggaaagcatgaaagaaaaactccaaAGAAGATAGTATTGATTAGCAATAGGCTTAAGCTATAAAGCTAGTTTCCATAAAATATCACTCGCCGACTCATAACTTAAAAGCCTGAccaacataaacataattcaacagattaaaagatatattctcaaccaaaaaatcaaaaattcaaatcgaACTacgaagaaaaaagaaatttacaaatatagtttcgtgaaaataaattaaataccaaGATATCTATTATGAACATGTAGTTATAGTTGGGCGGGGTAGGATCCTctcatatttataaaattagtgAAGAccattattcaaatattttttattaattttttacaaagagaaattaatataatctagaacattcaaatcaaattagaTGACCAAATCGAAAATCACCTAACacaataaaaactaaaaaagNaaaaaaaaaaaaaaaaaaaaaaaaaaaagttcaaattagAGTATCCAACTTGCATCACTTAATGGTCGGCAATCTGTGAACCTAATCATAACATTAAATCAACAATGAGTTGAAATTTGAGTAATGAACAAGTTGGATCTCAACTCATCCATTAGTCAATTCATGCTCTCCTCTTATCTCTTCCCAATTGAATGGTCCAAATGGCAACCTTATCTTAGCCAACAGATTGTTAAAAccccaaaacaaacaaaattcaaagccAAAACAGAGCCCAATGATTTTGACCCAAAAATTATTTGTCATCAAAATCCCTTCGAACCTACCCACCACTCCAAAACCCAGTCtcaaattcaaccaaaaaccATTTCCCCTCTTAGAGCACAGCAAAAAATGGACAGAGCTCAAAGAATTTCAGCAACTTCATGCACAAATGGTCGTTACAGGCTTCATCCACCATACCCCATCACTCAACAAGCTCATTGCCCATGTCCTCTCGATGGGCTCGCTCGGAGTTGCCTATGCTTATTCGGTTTTTACTCACACTCGAGAGTTGGATATACTTACTTGGAATACCATGTTGAGAGGCTTTGTGAATTCCGACATGCCGAGAAGGGCGCTCCGAAGTTACATTGAGATGCTTCAATGGTCAAGGATTGTTCCTGATAGATTCACATTTCCTTCTCTGCTAAAGGGTTGCGCCCTTTCATTGGAGTTCAAAGTTGGGAAGGTTCTACATGGCCAGATCGTCAAGTATAGGCTTGATTCAGACCTGTACATAGAAACCACATTGTTAAATATGTATGCCTCCTGTGGGGATTTGAACTCTGCTAGGTTCTTGTTTGAGAAAATGGGTCATAGAAACAAAGTGGTGTGGACTTCGATGATTAGTGGCTATATGAGAAACCATTGTCCTAATGAGGCTTTGGTTCTGTATGAGAAAATGGTGGAAGATGGGTTTAGCCCTGATGAAGTTACCATGGCGACGCTCGTATCGGCTTCGGCTGAGTTGAAAGATTTGGGTGTTGGAATGAAGCTGCATTCTCGAATTCAGGAGATGGGTATGA is part of the Cucurbita pepo subsp. pepo cultivar mu-cu-16 chromosome LG03, ASM280686v2, whole genome shotgun sequence genome and encodes:
- the LOC111791237 gene encoding E3 ubiquitin-protein ligase PUB23-like, producing MERFADTNLRSSMDSDFPPLFRCPISMELMEDPVTISTGVTYERKSIEKWLFTYNKRTCPATMQTVAVGENDFVMTPNLTLKRVILAWKINESSSSPATAIDQVQSLLATVESSPFKVSSLRKLRSMIEMRDEVKSEFIRLNGIGIVVNVVVQILIDCSDFSTLEACEEALGVLSQFPISNEDKLFDEMSKREELMKSVAIVLQRGSAEGRFYAVKILRNIAKNTNYNWGFVMEEQGIDLFKPLLELVSDEFPTKSSSCALDVMIEILASSKRSRVKAIEAGAVWILIELLPESSRSKCERMLQILQSLCECAEGRLALVEHGMGIAAVTKKILNVSNVATKIGVKILLWISSFHPKERVVEEMMACGAVKKLLMILHMAGGGVGGGGRSSTKEKVIKILKMHGSSWRRSPCFPCELKYYLKLVNDD